In Helicobacter bilis, a genomic segment contains:
- the gpmI gene encoding 2,3-bisphosphoglycerate-independent phosphoglycerate mutase, translating to MKKVVLIITDGIGHSEKTEYNAFFHAKKPHYDYLFKHVPHSLISTYGLSVGLPEGQIGNSEVGHMSLGSGRILYQDLVKINNALQDKSIESNKALNSILDSIQTLHLCVLASDGGVHSHLNHLKGLALLAKERQKRVLLHLITDGRDVKPQSFLSYLESLQEILCDSIQIASVCGRFYAMDRDKRWDRVQCAFEVLAYGDNPQTCSIESYIQKHYDEGVFDEFIKPASFNGYKGFKAYNSDNTQNFINETNLDSNTEGFIFVNYRSDRAREIIASLGLRDFSEFPRKFFPNLFIGCMCEYDESFPFPILFPKDKVQNTIAEILSKRGLKQAHVAETEKYAHVTFFFNGGREEEWAGETRLLVASPKVKTYDLQPEMSAREVGEGVCDFINKDYDFIVVNFANGDMVGHTGNFEAAIKAVEAVDSEIAKIWNLAKQKGYSIVMTSDHGNCEEMKDANLKPLTNHTLGDVFCFVDSNGIDSIQNGALSNIAPSILKLMEIPIPSEMDMPLF from the coding sequence ATGAAAAAAGTAGTCCTTATCATTACAGATGGCATTGGGCATAGTGAAAAGACAGAGTATAACGCCTTTTTTCATGCGAAAAAGCCGCATTATGACTATCTCTTTAAGCATGTCCCGCATTCACTCATTAGCACTTATGGCTTGAGTGTGGGATTACCAGAAGGACAGATAGGAAACTCTGAGGTAGGACACATGAGTTTAGGCAGTGGGCGTATCCTTTATCAAGATTTAGTAAAAATTAATAATGCCCTGCAAGATAAAAGCATAGAATCTAATAAGGCATTAAATAGCATACTAGATTCTATACAAACCTTGCATTTATGCGTATTAGCAAGTGATGGCGGGGTGCATTCACACCTTAATCATTTAAAGGGTTTAGCCCTATTAGCAAAAGAGAGACAAAAAAGAGTTTTATTGCATTTAATCACAGATGGCAGAGATGTAAAGCCTCAAAGCTTTCTTTCCTATTTAGAATCTTTGCAAGAGATTCTATGTGATAGCATACAGATAGCTAGTGTTTGCGGAAGATTCTATGCGATGGATAGGGATAAAAGGTGGGATAGGGTGCAATGTGCCTTTGAAGTCCTTGCCTATGGGGATAATCCGCAGACTTGCAGTATAGAATCCTACATACAAAAGCATTATGATGAGGGCGTATTTGATGAGTTTATAAAGCCTGCTAGCTTTAATGGCTATAAGGGTTTTAAGGCATATAATAGCGATAATACTCAAAATTTTATCAATGAAACTAATCTAGATTCTAACACAGAGGGCTTTATCTTTGTAAATTATCGCAGTGATAGGGCTAGAGAGATTATTGCGAGTTTGGGGCTAAGGGATTTTAGTGAATTTCCTAGAAAGTTTTTCCCTAATCTTTTCATAGGCTGTATGTGTGAGTATGATGAGAGTTTCCCTTTTCCTATACTTTTTCCAAAAGATAAGGTGCAAAATACCATTGCTGAGATTCTAAGTAAAAGAGGGCTAAAACAAGCCCATGTCGCAGAGACAGAGAAATACGCGCATGTAACATTCTTTTTCAATGGTGGCAGGGAAGAAGAATGGGCGGGTGAAACAAGGCTTTTAGTAGCATCACCAAAGGTGAAAACCTATGATTTACAGCCAGAGATGAGTGCTAGAGAAGTAGGTGAAGGCGTGTGTGATTTTATTAATAAAGATTATGATTTTATCGTGGTGAATTTTGCTAATGGCGATATGGTGGGACATACAGGCAATTTTGAAGCAGCGATAAAAGCTGTTGAAGCGGTCGATAGCGAAATCGCAAAGATATGGAATCTTGCCAAGCAAAAAGGATATAGCATAGTAATGACAAGCGATCATGGCAATTGCGAAGAAATGAAAGATGCCAATCTCAAACCGCTAACAAATCACACGCTAGGCGATGTCTTTTGCTTTGTAGATTCTAATGGCATAGATTCTATACAAAATGGCGCGTTAAGCAATATCGCCCCAAGTATCTTAAAGCTTATGGAGATACCTATCCCAAGCGAGATGGATATGCCGTTGTTTTAG
- a CDS encoding TM2 domain-containing protein: protein MADTKGIAANAIVQKAGKKKSPLLGFFLSFFLGFWGIDRFYKGEIGLGLLKLFTLGGLGIWYVIDWFIVPMGINSNNKHIESLELMAVATANS, encoded by the coding sequence ATGGCAGATACAAAAGGCATCGCAGCAAATGCGATTGTCCAAAAAGCAGGGAAAAAGAAATCGCCTTTACTTGGGTTTTTCTTAAGTTTCTTTCTTGGATTTTGGGGTATAGATAGATTCTACAAAGGCGAGATAGGACTGGGTTTGCTTAAGCTTTTTACGCTTGGTGGGCTTGGGATTTGGTATGTTATTGATTGGTTTATTGTGCCTATGGGGATTAACTCAAATAATAAGCATATAGAATCACTTGAGCTTATGGCTGTGGCTACGGCTAATTCTTAA
- a CDS encoding tetratricopeptide repeat protein produces the protein MKTLLYSMFLCCFGFCIANAQDTENLPPVEVIRIGPDTPSGGMKTTDSKKEKSFDTLDELRVDELTGVQDTPPRNEQLVTSKSRQQTYKIDDKFREMLTQCVNNNKAMCAQALAFADKNSKQCNLNSTEVCRAYAQIYLLHNQRQKALNARQIACNGDNATACFEAWNLYESGKGIKKNPKQGFGLLTRSCDFKNAQACYQLAGYYRTGVGAELNLKKAKELYSKSCDLGNSEACDAYNEFL, from the coding sequence ATGAAAACTTTATTATATAGTATGTTTCTATGTTGCTTTGGATTTTGTATTGCAAATGCACAAGACACAGAAAACTTGCCCCCGGTTGAAGTCATACGCATAGGACCAGATACGCCAAGTGGTGGTATGAAGACCACAGATTCTAAAAAAGAAAAAAGTTTTGATACCCTAGATGAACTTCGCGTAGATGAGCTAACGGGCGTGCAAGATACGCCACCAAGAAATGAGCAGTTAGTTACCTCCAAAAGCCGTCAGCAAACCTATAAAATCGATGATAAATTTAGAGAAATGCTAACACAATGCGTAAATAACAACAAAGCAATGTGTGCTCAAGCCTTAGCATTTGCGGATAAAAACTCAAAGCAATGCAATCTCAATAGCACCGAGGTTTGCAGGGCTTACGCACAAATCTATCTTTTGCATAATCAACGACAAAAAGCCCTAAATGCAAGGCAAATCGCATGTAATGGCGATAATGCTACTGCATGTTTTGAAGCATGGAATCTCTATGAAAGTGGTAAAGGCATTAAGAAAAATCCAAAGCAAGGATTTGGGTTACTTACTCGCTCATGTGATTTCAAAAACGCACAGGCTTGCTATCAACTTGCAGGATATTATCGCACAGGCGTTGGGGCAGAACTTAATCTAAAAAAAGCAAAAGAATTATATAGCAAATCATGTGATTTAGGGAATTCTGAAGCATGTGATGCGTATAATGAGTTTTTATAA
- the pseB gene encoding UDP-N-acetylglucosamine 4,6-dehydratase (inverting), translating into MLNDKSILITGGTGSFGKKFVEIVLKLYKPKRLIVYSRDELKQYEMAQIYNDKCMRYFLGDVRDLQRLESALKDVDICIHAAALKHVPIAEYNPMECIKTNIHGASNVIEACLKTGVKHIIALSTDKAANPINLYGATKLCSDKLFISANNIKGDNPAKFSVVRYGNVIGSRGSVVPFFRKLVSEGAAELPITDVDMTRFFISLDMGVQFVIKNLARMQGGEIFIPKIKSIKITDLAHAIAPNASFKIIGKRAGEKLHEVMIGEDDSHLSYEFDDFFIISPSIMFQTPIDYTTTLLNEKGKPVPPHFTYASNTNTQWLTKAELLQELARLS; encoded by the coding sequence ATGTTAAATGATAAAAGCATACTGATTACAGGTGGCACAGGCAGTTTTGGCAAGAAGTTTGTAGAAATCGTGCTGAAACTCTACAAGCCAAAAAGGCTAATTGTATATAGCCGCGATGAGTTAAAGCAATATGAAATGGCTCAAATCTATAATGATAAATGTATGCGGTATTTTCTAGGTGATGTGCGGGATTTACAACGATTGGAATCTGCATTAAAAGATGTGGATATCTGCATACACGCAGCTGCCTTAAAGCATGTCCCAATCGCTGAATACAATCCTATGGAATGTATCAAGACAAACATTCATGGTGCAAGTAATGTCATTGAAGCATGTCTAAAAACAGGTGTGAAGCATATCATCGCTCTCTCAACAGATAAAGCCGCAAATCCCATAAATCTCTATGGTGCTACAAAACTTTGCAGTGATAAACTCTTTATCAGTGCGAATAATATTAAGGGCGATAATCCAGCGAAATTTAGCGTTGTGCGTTATGGCAATGTTATCGGTAGTCGTGGCAGTGTCGTGCCATTTTTCCGCAAACTTGTGAGTGAGGGAGCAGCTGAGCTACCAATCACTGATGTAGATATGACAAGGTTTTTTATCTCGCTTGATATGGGCGTGCAGTTTGTGATTAAGAATCTAGCTAGAATGCAAGGTGGCGAGATCTTTATCCCAAAGATTAAGAGCATTAAAATTACGGACCTAGCACATGCTATCGCACCAAATGCGAGTTTTAAGATTATCGGCAAAAGAGCGGGGGAAAAGCTACATGAAGTAATGATAGGGGAAGATGATTCTCATCTCTCTTATGAGTTTGATGACTTTTTTATTATATCACCTAGCATTATGTTCCAAACACCAATTGATTATACAACTACACTTTTAAATGAAAAAGGCAAACCCGTCCCACCACATTTCACTTATGCAAGTAACACAAATACACAATGGCTTACTAAAGCAGAGTTATTGCAAGAACTTGCTAGGCTATCTTAG
- a CDS encoding prepilin peptidase, whose protein sequence is MLTNILYLCVGILLCFVLWRVMLGFFLAGLGVSYKIVRYAMLHYMLICIYVVFAYIMGLYCINGAIYIDMLYTQDSIFVALCCLMGFVLLHILSVLDFYTQKVPNILLAILFICANILYYVTHELYDLYAFGVLGVVYGVYFMLHLVGSRQYLGEGDVWIIASLAVILESFFAYQISFIFEMLCVASLMGIVYSYFNVWRLKRVRSSGYNVKCDNVDSIECDEISKLNDIRDFSPSARTIRKDFAHTCKNDKILDSKNHIDNTKQNLDSIKFAPLHPAPAHLDKNPDSTQEPSQSPAYIQAVENLESKKMHPKPCTHLDLVENLESKNCHTEQSKVSSIKSRQGLDSIKDLKKNISPFSKAQNDKILESNNPAAIQAIENLDSKNSTQNTSAHNQTENNIESKSNNLAIKQIPFIPFLSLSFLCVSAYHVA, encoded by the coding sequence ATGCTTACTAATATTTTATATCTTTGTGTAGGCATATTGCTTTGCTTTGTGTTGTGGCGTGTTATGCTTGGATTTTTTTTAGCAGGGCTTGGTGTGTCTTATAAGATAGTGAGATATGCTATGTTGCATTATATGCTAATTTGTATTTATGTGGTATTTGCGTATATTATGGGTTTGTATTGTATAAATGGGGCTATCTATATAGATATGCTATATACACAAGATTCTATATTTGTAGCCCTTTGTTGTCTTATGGGCTTTGTGCTTTTACATATATTAAGTGTGCTTGATTTTTATACGCAAAAAGTGCCAAATATATTGCTTGCTATTCTCTTTATTTGTGCTAATATTCTTTATTATGTAACACATGAATTGTATGATTTGTATGCTTTTGGTGTTTTAGGTGTTGTGTATGGGGTGTATTTTATGTTGCATTTAGTGGGTAGTCGGCAATATTTAGGTGAGGGTGATGTGTGGATTATCGCTAGTCTTGCTGTTATTTTAGAATCTTTTTTTGCCTATCAAATAAGCTTTATTTTTGAAATGTTATGTGTGGCTTCTTTAATGGGTATTGTATATTCTTATTTTAATGTATGGAGATTAAAGAGAGTGCGGTCTAGTGGCTATAATGTTAAATGTGATAATGTAGATTCTATTGAGTGTGATGAAATATCTAAACTAAATGACATAAGGGATTTTTCGCCTTCGGCTCGCACAATCCGCAAGGATTTTGCCCACACTTGCAAAAATGACAAGATTCTAGATTCTAAAAACCATATAGACAACACAAAACAGAATCTAGATTCTATAAAGTTTGCACCCTTACACCCTGCACCCGCCCATTTGGATAAGAATCCAGATTCTACACAAGAACCATCTCAAAGCCCCGCATACATTCAAGCGGTTGAGAACCTAGAATCTAAAAAAATGCACCCTAAACCCTGCACCCACCTAGATTTGGTAGAGAATCTAGAATCTAAAAATTGTCATACCGAGCAAAGCAAAGTATCTAGCATAAAATCTAGGCAGGGCTTAGATTCTATAAAAGATTTGAAAAAAAATATTTCGCCTTTTTCAAAGGCTCAAAATGACAAGATTCTAGAATCCAATAATCCTGCTGCTATTCAAGCGATTGAAAATCTAGATTCCAAAAATTCCACACAAAACACATCAGCACATAATCAAACAGAAAATAATATAGAATCTAAATCCAATAATTTAGCAATAAAACAAATTCCATTTATCCCCTTTCTTTCACTTAGCTTTTTATGTGTGAGTGCTTATCATGTTGCTTAA
- a CDS encoding LptF/LptG family permease, which produces MLLKKYVLRSIGEMFFPFFFVLFFIASIILLLNIAMLTNGVRLSMIDLMQLYLYGIPANTFFVIALTFYSACILGLSKLSYESEMLVFFSLGVSPKDIIRILLPLCVLVSFVLCMFSFVMTPNSKQAYKDFISLKKNEINIDLKPGDFGQKIGDWLVYIDSKDKNVFHGLVLYANTTEQIKDNFIIAKTGKIENRQGILELVLYDGDAYFNDKDFLQKIEFKEMIVRNFLDGTQDSDYNVFTYWASAFQGDYKQLKRFSQSFCTSLFPLVSIFLILFFGIKNPRFHKNYAYFYVLGSGSFYLLAMYVLSMNFPALSLLLPLVWLLAGYYLYKKYIKRFY; this is translated from the coding sequence ATGTTGCTTAAAAAATATGTATTACGCTCGATTGGCGAAATGTTTTTTCCATTCTTTTTTGTGTTATTTTTCATCGCTTCTATCATTCTTTTATTAAACATCGCCATGCTTACAAATGGGGTAAGATTAAGCATGATTGACTTAATGCAGCTTTATCTCTATGGCATTCCAGCAAATACCTTTTTTGTGATTGCCCTTACTTTTTATAGTGCATGTATTTTGGGGTTAAGTAAGCTTTCTTATGAATCTGAAATGCTAGTCTTCTTCTCACTTGGTGTAAGTCCTAAGGATATTATACGCATTTTACTGCCCTTGTGTGTGTTGGTTAGCTTTGTGCTTTGTATGTTTTCATTTGTGATGACGCCTAATTCTAAACAGGCATATAAAGATTTCATAAGCCTTAAAAAAAATGAGATTAATATCGATTTAAAGCCCGGTGATTTCGGACAAAAGATTGGCGATTGGCTTGTATATATTGATTCTAAAGATAAGAATGTCTTTCATGGGCTTGTGCTATATGCAAACACGACAGAACAGATAAAAGATAATTTTATCATCGCAAAAACAGGTAAAATTGAGAATAGGCAGGGCATATTAGAGCTTGTGCTATATGATGGTGATGCGTATTTTAATGATAAGGATTTCTTACAAAAGATAGAGTTTAAAGAAATGATTGTGCGGAATTTCCTTGATGGCACGCAAGATAGCGATTATAATGTCTTTACATATTGGGCGAGTGCGTTTCAGGGTGATTATAAGCAGCTAAAAAGATTCTCACAATCATTTTGCACTTCTTTATTTCCACTCGTAAGCATATTTTTGATACTCTTTTTTGGGATTAAAAATCCTAGATTCCATAAAAACTATGCGTATTTTTATGTCTTAGGTAGCGGGAGCTTTTATCTTTTGGCTATGTATGTGTTATCTATGAATTTCCCTGCTTTAAGCCTATTGTTACCGCTTGTATGGCTTCTTGCGGGATATTATCTATATAAAAAATATATTAAGCGATTTTATTGA
- the truA gene encoding tRNA pseudouridine(38-40) synthase TruA: protein MGLQNIVCIIAYDGSKFCGFSHQKHTKGVLSVANFFELTLQKIGIKAKIIGSGRTDKDVHATNQVINFHAKLYMPLEKMKKLLNDRLYPFVLIKRIFIADSNFHARFSARLRIYRYVFTQAELLPFYSNYIAKVRHGDISLLQTALNEFIGTHDFSLFKKNGSETKDFIRTIVKAHIFPTKIHNISCFVAHIGANGFLRSQVRIMLKACFEFSLGRITLQNLVRQIQNDTTLEKSLCVRELAPACGLYLHRIIY, encoded by the coding sequence ATGGGACTTCAAAATATTGTTTGCATTATCGCTTATGATGGCTCAAAGTTTTGTGGCTTCAGTCATCAAAAGCATACAAAAGGTGTGTTAAGTGTGGCTAATTTTTTTGAGCTTACTTTGCAAAAGATTGGCATAAAAGCAAAAATTATTGGCAGTGGTCGCACAGATAAAGATGTGCATGCGACAAATCAAGTGATTAATTTTCACGCAAAGCTATACATGCCTTTAGAAAAGATGAAAAAACTACTCAATGATAGATTATATCCATTTGTTTTAATTAAGAGAATCTTTATCGCAGATTCTAACTTTCATGCGAGATTTAGTGCTAGATTGCGGATTTATCGCTATGTTTTCACACAAGCTGAATTGCTGCCCTTTTATAGCAACTATATTGCAAAAGTAAGACATGGCGATATTTCACTCTTACAAACTGCCCTTAATGAGTTTATCGGCACACATGATTTTTCACTTTTTAAAAAGAATGGCAGTGAAACAAAAGATTTTATACGCACGATTGTAAAAGCACATATTTTCCCCACAAAGATTCATAATATTTCGTGTTTTGTAGCACATATTGGGGCAAATGGCTTTTTGCGTTCGCAAGTAAGAATTATGCTTAAAGCTTGTTTTGAGTTTAGTTTAGGTAGAATTACACTTCAAAATCTAGTGCGTCAAATACAAAATGATACAACACTAGAAAAAAGCCTATGTGTGCGAGAGTTAGCCCCAGCTTGCGGGCTATATCTGCACCGCATTATATATTAA
- a CDS encoding LPP20 family lipoprotein has translation MKKTILAASVISVALLTGCVDSGSSVDNAALVPPAAGPALAPLSVPTYPPVGYNANPSLMASAPVGNSGIVAQPTTPPVAAPSVQTAYPMQAGPAVPPSQYDYNPAPRYDRGDYSRNTRSGSGGYEQGFDRSNANNFSDMRKGASDSDISVGIQNSPLLTPNNVIEIQAVGMGVAPESTVSPAQALALAKRAAIVDAYRQIGEKMYGIRINANDTIRDAIAQNSTIKGRVQALIKNAEITETAYKDGLCQVNMEVKLDGRIWHRVLNNG, from the coding sequence ATGAAAAAGACAATTTTGGCGGCTTCAGTTATTTCTGTAGCTCTTTTAACTGGTTGTGTAGATAGCGGTTCAAGTGTAGATAATGCAGCTTTAGTTCCACCTGCAGCAGGTCCAGCTTTAGCACCTTTATCTGTGCCTACTTATCCACCTGTTGGCTATAATGCTAACCCTAGCCTTATGGCTTCAGCTCCTGTTGGCAATAGCGGCATTGTAGCACAGCCTACAACACCACCAGTAGCAGCTCCATCAGTGCAAACCGCATATCCAATGCAAGCAGGACCAGCAGTCCCACCATCACAATATGATTATAATCCAGCACCTCGCTATGATAGAGGCGATTATTCACGCAATACAAGAAGTGGTAGTGGTGGTTATGAGCAAGGCTTTGATAGATCAAATGCAAATAACTTTAGTGATATGAGAAAAGGGGCAAGTGATAGTGATATATCTGTTGGGATTCAAAACTCCCCATTACTAACACCAAATAATGTTATTGAGATTCAAGCGGTTGGTATGGGCGTAGCTCCAGAATCTACGGTATCTCCAGCACAAGCCCTAGCATTAGCAAAGCGTGCAGCAATCGTAGATGCGTATAGGCAAATCGGTGAAAAAATGTATGGTATCAGAATCAACGCAAACGATACAATCCGTGATGCAATCGCACAAAACTCAACTATCAAAGGCAGAGTGCAAGCTTTAATTAAAAATGCAGAAATCACAGAAACAGCATATAAAGATGGCTTGTGTCAAGTAAATATGGAAGTAAAACTTGATGGTAGAATCTGGCATCGTGTTTTGAATAATGGTTAA
- a CDS encoding disulfide isomerase encodes MKKKIAAFIALSLSVNLANASKITDMIQKQTGQATTILKEQALSQDSNLKLLTLKDSSSGYKVLAVTNKQESIFLPITQAFFTNNDKDRELVVQEFQSITNYNMTFKTQAAVKKEIAQLPQEYIVSLKGKTSKKVFYIISDPLCPHCQEELKHLDERLKQGDVKMIPVGWMGVESANKVAELYEKLKNAKTDSEKIALLKKAYDTNYKAPTAKDATRTKVQEVVRSLMGKGKAEGTPYIIEEDL; translated from the coding sequence ATGAAAAAGAAAATTGCGGCTTTTATAGCTTTGAGTTTGAGTGTAAATCTAGCAAATGCAAGTAAAATCACTGATATGATACAAAAGCAAACAGGACAAGCTACAACGATACTAAAAGAGCAAGCCCTAAGTCAAGATAGTAATCTTAAGCTTTTAACGCTAAAAGATAGCTCAAGCGGGTATAAGGTGCTTGCGGTTACAAATAAACAAGAGAGCATTTTTCTGCCTATTACACAAGCATTTTTTACAAACAATGATAAGGATAGGGAGCTAGTAGTCCAAGAGTTTCAATCCATAACAAACTATAATATGACTTTCAAAACGCAAGCAGCAGTGAAAAAAGAGATAGCACAACTACCGCAAGAATACATTGTAAGCCTTAAGGGTAAGACTAGCAAAAAGGTATTCTACATTATCTCTGATCCACTTTGTCCGCATTGCCAAGAAGAGCTGAAGCATTTAGATGAGAGATTGAAACAAGGCGATGTGAAAATGATACCTGTTGGCTGGATGGGAGTAGAGTCGGCAAATAAAGTAGCTGAACTCTATGAGAAGCTAAAAAATGCAAAAACAGATTCTGAAAAAATCGCTTTGCTAAAAAAAGCTTATGATACAAATTATAAAGCTCCAACTGCAAAAGATGCAACACGCACAAAGGTGCAAGAAGTCGTCCGCTCTCTCATGGGTAAAGGCAAGGCTGAAGGCACACCCTATATTATAGAAGAGGATTTATAG
- a CDS encoding glutamine amidotransferase-related protein, protein MQIGVVDYGVGNIANVMRCLEYVARTESIKRVSTHKDIQACDKIILPGVGAFGSAMEHLSARDLDKSLCEYAKSGRYMLGICLGMQLLFEKSYEFGEYKGLGLVEGFVAPFGSKDSIKWHIKTNMGFNGIESKGLDSTKSYPTPNNHSIEIESRFYKVCTHPNGRESGFDTRCTPSPEYTHKDKETRFYENTPQNTTLTQVSEKLDSKTMACHTEPLGEVSNTKSKKDISCLHTQYDKNLDSSKNCTLNTEPARVVGNLESIYTNIQALYTTNNNKAQNTHLKIPHIGWNKNFIKKPHNLCASMKDSFYLYFVHSYHVCCDTRFIIAACDYGISFPSIIGKENILGIQPHPERSHEMGFKLMRDFLQLR, encoded by the coding sequence TTGCAAATTGGAGTTGTTGATTATGGCGTTGGCAATATCGCAAATGTCATGCGTTGCTTAGAGTATGTCGCTAGGACAGAATCTATTAAGCGTGTTAGCACACATAAGGACATACAAGCATGTGATAAGATTATATTGCCCGGTGTCGGGGCATTTGGCAGTGCGATGGAGCATTTGAGTGCAAGGGATTTAGATAAATCTTTGTGTGAATACGCAAAAAGCGGTCGCTACATGCTTGGAATCTGTCTTGGCATGCAGCTACTTTTTGAGAAAAGCTATGAGTTTGGCGAATATAAAGGGCTTGGCTTAGTGGAGGGCTTTGTCGCACCTTTTGGCTCAAAAGACTCAATAAAGTGGCATATAAAAACGAATATGGGATTTAATGGTATAGAATCTAAAGGGCTAGATTCTACAAAGTCATATCCTACACCTAATAATCACTCAATAGAGATAGAATCTAGATTCTATAAAGTTTGCACCCACCCAAATGGTAGAGAATCTGGATTCGACACAAGATGCACCCCAAGCCCTGAATACACCCATAAAGATAAAGAAACTAGATTCTATGAAAATACACCGCAAAACACTACGCTAACTCAAGTAAGTGAGAAATTAGATTCTAAAACAATGGCTTGTCATACTGAGCCTTTGGGCGAAGTATCTAATACGAAATCTAAAAAAGATATTTCGTGCTTACACACTCAATATGACAAAAACCTAGATTCTAGTAAAAATTGCACTCTAAATACTGAACCCGCCCGAGTGGTAGGGAATCTAGAATCTATTTACACAAACATTCAAGCCCTTTATACAACAAACAATAACAAGGCACAGAATACGCATTTAAAAATACCACACATAGGTTGGAATAAAAACTTTATCAAAAAACCACATAATTTATGTGCTTCTATGAAAGATTCCTTTTATTTGTATTTTGTGCATAGCTATCATGTGTGCTGTGATACTCGTTTTATCATTGCTGCTTGTGATTATGGAATCTCATTTCCTAGCATTATCGGCAAAGAGAATATCTTAGGCATACAGCCACACCCAGAAAGAAGTCATGAAATGGGCTTTAAACTCATGCGTGATTTCTTGCAACTTCGCTAA